The following proteins are co-located in the Nonlabens ponticola genome:
- a CDS encoding alpha-ketoglutarate decarboxylase, with translation MKNISTYVSLLFVFCFFAGCHFTSAQNIQQDGSDFWQRVRYGGNIGLNFSNGYKAVQLAPQAIYQVNPQVGVGVGLNGSYVKRNFNGDNRDFSSTILGGSLISIYQPIEFIQVSTDFELLHVNQNFEDDVFRDENYWVPALFLGAGYATGNVVFGARYDLLYNEGRSIYRNGLQPFVRVLF, from the coding sequence ATGAAGAATATTTCGACTTATGTCTCACTACTATTTGTGTTTTGCTTTTTTGCCGGATGCCATTTCACCTCTGCTCAAAATATACAACAAGATGGCAGTGATTTCTGGCAGCGTGTACGGTATGGTGGTAATATAGGGCTCAATTTTAGCAATGGATACAAGGCCGTGCAGTTGGCACCTCAGGCGATTTATCAAGTGAATCCACAAGTTGGCGTTGGTGTAGGTTTGAATGGTAGTTATGTAAAACGCAATTTTAATGGCGACAATCGGGATTTTTCCAGCACCATTCTAGGTGGAAGTTTAATAAGTATCTACCAACCTATTGAATTCATCCAAGTAAGTACAGACTTCGAACTACTACACGTCAATCAAAATTTTGAAGATGATGTATTTAGGGATGAGAATTATTGGGTGCCTGCCCTTTTTCTAGGAGCAGGTTATGCGACTGGAAACGTTGTTTTTGGCGCTAGGTATGATTTGCTGTACAATGAAGGCCGCAGTATTTATAGAAATGGACTGCAGCCATTTGTTAGGGTATTGTTTTAG
- a CDS encoding dihydrofolate reductase, whose product MFSNKKKQTPGIDPDQKEMIDNARLRIKQKRGLFSHFIVFLVGSVGLIVVSQFFIKSEIPQLLGIDWWIWIIFAWALILLYHLFKVYVTQKLLGPDWEKRQYDKLVSKQQDRINKLQGKVEKDYPLPDAKVVITPTKNYREVTMIAAAGNDDGLGKDGQLVWHLPDDFKRFKRLTTGHHIIMGRKTFDSFDKPLPNRTHIVLTRDKSYTSDHAIICHDMDTALAAASDDPQPFIIGGGEIYKLGLPYADKIELTRVHGSFTTDAHFPEIDESKWKLVNSLHHPADDKHKYSFDYETWVRK is encoded by the coding sequence ATGTTTAGCAACAAAAAAAAGCAAACACCTGGTATAGATCCAGATCAAAAAGAGATGATTGACAATGCCCGATTGCGTATCAAGCAAAAACGTGGGCTATTCTCTCATTTTATAGTATTCCTGGTAGGGTCTGTAGGGTTGATAGTGGTAAGCCAATTTTTCATAAAAAGTGAGATACCGCAATTACTGGGTATTGATTGGTGGATCTGGATCATTTTTGCATGGGCGCTTATTTTGCTGTATCACTTATTTAAAGTTTACGTGACCCAAAAACTTCTAGGACCAGACTGGGAAAAACGACAGTATGACAAACTAGTAAGCAAGCAACAGGATCGCATCAATAAATTACAAGGCAAAGTAGAGAAAGATTATCCACTGCCTGATGCCAAGGTCGTCATCACACCCACAAAAAACTACCGAGAAGTCACCATGATTGCCGCGGCAGGCAACGATGACGGTTTGGGAAAAGATGGGCAGCTTGTATGGCATTTACCTGATGATTTTAAACGCTTCAAGAGACTTACTACCGGGCATCATATTATCATGGGTCGCAAGACCTTTGACAGCTTTGATAAGCCGTTGCCTAATCGCACGCACATCGTACTTACCAGAGATAAAAGCTACACCAGTGATCATGCCATCATTTGCCATGACATGGATACCGCGCTGGCAGCAGCTAGTGATGATCCACAACCATTTATCATAGGCGGCGGCGAGATCTACAAATTGGGCTTGCCCTATGCAGACAAGATCGAACTCACCAGAGTACACGGCTCTTTCACTACCGACGCTCATTTTCCCGAAATTGATGAGTCCAAATGGAAACTGGTCAATAGCCTACACCACCCAGCAGACGATAAGCACAAGTACAGCTTTGACTATGAGACTTGGGTAAGGAAGTAG
- a CDS encoding aminotransferase class V-fold PLP-dependent enzyme, whose translation MHKLKELYPVLDNYTYLNTAAHGLVSTGLKAYKNDLLHRMTIEGSEVWSDPAGFMDNVRSTVAQFLDADEHLTALIPNFSIGFNTLLDGMDKSLKFLLVDGDYPSINWPVQARGFDCVYATLDHKVEDHIADACRKHRPDVLALSLVQYITGIKIDLDFIDELKVQYPDMIVIADGTQFTGAFEFSFRESKIDILAASCYKWLHAGDGNAYMIFKEDAIERIKPAHIGFNSVQGSKDRGSFIGHFEPGHQDLLAYGGLQHAIQFATDYGLRNIELQQAKLASHARQHLLDTGMINSQLAKRKTHSSIINIKGDVELMQRLRSNNILCSLRGEGIRVSFAHFNTIDDVSKLLRILSIQN comes from the coding sequence ATGCATAAATTAAAAGAGCTATATCCAGTCCTGGACAACTACACTTACCTCAATACTGCGGCGCACGGCCTGGTGAGTACGGGTTTAAAGGCGTACAAAAACGATTTATTGCATCGCATGACGATAGAAGGTAGCGAAGTCTGGAGCGATCCAGCTGGGTTTATGGACAATGTGCGATCCACAGTAGCCCAGTTCCTGGATGCAGACGAGCATTTGACCGCGCTGATTCCCAACTTTTCCATAGGATTCAATACGTTACTGGACGGCATGGATAAATCGTTGAAATTCCTGCTCGTTGACGGTGATTATCCATCGATCAATTGGCCAGTGCAGGCGCGAGGTTTCGATTGCGTTTATGCGACGCTAGATCATAAGGTAGAAGATCACATTGCAGACGCCTGTCGCAAGCATCGTCCAGATGTGCTGGCTTTGTCGCTGGTTCAATACATTACTGGTATCAAGATTGATCTTGATTTTATCGACGAGCTCAAGGTGCAATATCCTGATATGATTGTGATTGCAGACGGTACGCAGTTTACGGGCGCTTTTGAATTTAGCTTTCGCGAAAGCAAAATAGATATCCTAGCGGCAAGTTGCTATAAATGGTTACATGCAGGCGATGGGAATGCTTACATGATTTTTAAGGAGGACGCGATAGAGCGCATCAAGCCAGCACATATTGGTTTTAATAGTGTCCAAGGCAGTAAGGATCGCGGTAGTTTTATAGGACATTTTGAGCCAGGTCATCAAGATTTGCTCGCTTATGGTGGGTTGCAACACGCCATTCAGTTTGCGACTGATTACGGCTTGAGAAATATTGAATTGCAACAGGCAAAGCTAGCTTCACATGCAAGGCAACATCTATTGGATACAGGAATGATCAATTCACAGCTAGCGAAAAGAAAAACGCACTCATCCATAATTAATATAAAGGGTGACGTAGAGTTGATGCAGCGCCTTAGGTCAAACAACATTTTGTGTTCACTGCGTGGCGAAGGTATTAGAGTGAGTTTTGCTCATTTTAATACCATCGATGATGTAAGTAAACTACTTAGAATTTTATCTATTCAAAATTGA
- the fabD gene encoding ACP S-malonyltransferase, translated as MKAYVFPGQGAQFTGMGKDLYDNYEQARTLFHKANEVLGFDISKIMFEGTAEELKETKVTQPAVFLHSVILARVMGTSFKPDMVAGHSLGELSALTAVGALSFTDGLKLVSERALAMQEACEMQRSTMAAILGLPDDTVENVCKEIEGTVVAANYNCPGQLVISGDVPAVEMACEILNEKGAKRALILPVGGAFHSPLMEPARERLAKAIDATEFEKPMCPIYQNVTTLPVTATDDIITNLIYQLTAPVKWTQSIQEMIKDGATEFIEVGPGRALQGMIKKIDREIEVSQAAV; from the coding sequence ATGAAAGCATACGTATTTCCAGGTCAAGGCGCTCAATTTACAGGAATGGGTAAAGACCTATATGATAATTATGAGCAGGCGCGTACTTTATTTCACAAGGCAAACGAAGTTCTAGGTTTTGATATTTCAAAAATCATGTTTGAAGGAACTGCCGAGGAACTTAAAGAAACCAAGGTAACCCAACCAGCGGTGTTCTTGCACAGTGTTATTTTGGCAAGAGTCATGGGAACCAGCTTTAAACCGGATATGGTTGCTGGTCATAGTTTAGGTGAACTTAGCGCACTTACTGCAGTCGGTGCCTTGAGTTTTACCGACGGTTTAAAACTAGTTTCAGAACGTGCACTTGCTATGCAGGAAGCCTGTGAAATGCAGCGCAGCACCATGGCGGCTATTTTAGGATTACCAGATGACACGGTAGAAAACGTTTGTAAGGAAATTGAAGGAACCGTGGTAGCAGCCAACTATAATTGTCCAGGCCAATTGGTGATTTCGGGAGACGTACCAGCCGTAGAAATGGCCTGCGAAATCCTTAATGAAAAAGGTGCAAAACGTGCCTTGATATTACCCGTTGGTGGCGCGTTTCATAGTCCATTGATGGAACCAGCACGTGAGCGACTGGCGAAAGCCATCGATGCTACTGAGTTTGAGAAACCTATGTGTCCGATTTATCAGAATGTGACAACATTACCAGTAACCGCAACAGACGATATCATTACCAACTTAATATACCAACTCACAGCACCAGTAAAATGGACCCAATCCATTCAAGAGATGATCAAAGATGGCGCTACTGAGTTTATTGAAGTAGGTCCAGGAAGAGCTTTACAAGGAATGATCAAGAAGATTGATCGTGAGATTGAGGTGAGTCAGGCTGCGGTGTAA
- a CDS encoding family 16 glycosylhydrolase, whose amino-acid sequence MMRFLPLSVLFLSSIFSTAQEMPLDFDDQRDQFIGFSGSTFSVITDPDDADNDVGRFENNGEIAQGFFLDLNRPIDLSTNQRIDFQFYSIDNNSHTVLVKLERGNAPDVEVQTTTSAAANSWQELSVDFSNAQYSNGSGVVNANGSYNRITLFINIGENTAGTYYLDDIIDGSTVSDPDPDPVDVVYDRLVWSDEFDSTSKDAIDSNKWFHQTQLPAGGSWYNGEIQHYTDRIENSYVENGFLHIVAQRERFTDQNQTKDFTSARLNSKFAFTYGRVDVRAKLPSGEGTWPAIWTLGKNINEDGGFWDEQYGTANWPACGEIDIMEHGLGQTNHVSSALHTPCDQCSGNTKNFKSTVLSDVSENFHVYSVNWSPEKIVFMIDGDPFYTYNPTVKDAGTWPFDADQYLLLNVALGGISGAVEPSFSRGEMMIDYVRVYQESTASIDDLDVMTVKLYPNPASNSVQVKANAELTTIELYNIAGSRINTTIENSSIDVSNLSSGLYFIRVVSQQGSQVLELIVE is encoded by the coding sequence ATGATGCGCTTCCTGCCACTATCTGTATTATTCCTAAGTTCTATATTTTCAACGGCGCAAGAAATGCCGTTAGATTTTGATGATCAAAGGGATCAATTCATTGGATTCTCCGGATCCACTTTTTCGGTAATTACTGATCCTGACGATGCTGACAATGATGTAGGTCGTTTTGAAAATAACGGCGAGATTGCGCAAGGTTTTTTCCTCGACTTGAATCGGCCCATAGATCTTTCTACTAATCAAAGAATAGACTTCCAATTCTATTCCATCGATAATAATAGTCATACAGTTTTGGTAAAACTAGAACGAGGCAATGCCCCAGATGTAGAGGTGCAAACTACAACAAGCGCTGCAGCTAATTCATGGCAAGAGCTATCGGTTGACTTTTCAAACGCACAATACAGTAATGGTAGCGGTGTAGTGAACGCCAATGGTTCTTACAATCGCATCACTTTATTCATCAATATAGGCGAGAACACAGCAGGTACGTATTACCTAGATGATATTATTGATGGTTCCACAGTGTCAGATCCGGATCCAGATCCAGTAGATGTAGTTTATGATAGATTGGTTTGGAGCGATGAATTTGATTCTACCAGCAAGGATGCTATTGACAGTAATAAATGGTTTCATCAAACTCAGCTGCCTGCTGGTGGTAGTTGGTACAATGGCGAGATACAGCATTATACAGATAGGATAGAAAATTCCTATGTTGAAAATGGATTTTTACACATAGTGGCGCAACGAGAAAGATTCACAGATCAAAATCAAACAAAAGATTTCACATCGGCAAGGCTCAATTCAAAATTTGCTTTCACCTATGGAAGAGTAGATGTTCGTGCCAAATTACCATCTGGTGAAGGCACCTGGCCCGCCATATGGACATTGGGTAAGAATATAAATGAAGATGGCGGTTTTTGGGATGAGCAATATGGGACTGCCAACTGGCCGGCATGCGGTGAAATTGATATCATGGAACATGGCTTAGGACAGACCAATCACGTATCTAGTGCGCTGCATACACCTTGTGATCAATGTTCAGGAAACACTAAGAACTTTAAGTCGACCGTATTAAGTGATGTGTCAGAGAATTTTCATGTGTATTCGGTTAATTGGTCGCCAGAAAAAATTGTTTTTATGATCGATGGCGATCCTTTCTATACTTATAATCCAACAGTAAAAGATGCGGGAACCTGGCCGTTTGATGCAGATCAGTATTTATTGCTTAATGTTGCTTTAGGCGGAATCTCTGGAGCGGTAGAGCCTAGTTTTTCTCGTGGCGAGATGATGATAGACTACGTGCGTGTTTACCAAGAATCAACAGCAAGTATTGATGATCTAGATGTGATGACCGTTAAACTGTATCCTAATCCAGCGAGCAACAGCGTACAGGTAAAAGCAAATGCAGAACTCACCACGATTGAGTTATATAATATCGCAGGATCCAGAATTAACACTACCATTGAGAATAGTAGCATCGATGTAAGCAATTTATCATCTGGACTTTACTTTATAAGAGTTGTTTCACAACAAGGATCTCAAGTATTGGAGCTTATCGTGGAGTGA
- the odhB gene encoding 2-oxoglutarate dehydrogenase complex dihydrolipoyllysine-residue succinyltransferase, translating into MALEMKVPSPGESITEVEIAEWLVADGDWVEKDQAIAEVDSDKATLELPAEASGIITLKAEEGDAVAVGEVVCLIDTEAPNPNGGSQDVEDAPETYEGGDEGGDESAEEDLKEDFEDTKNKKNSEKAPQPKQAKETYASGTASPAAKKILDEKGVDSKSVQGTGRDGRITKDDAVKADGKPSMGTPGSGSRGESRKKLSMLRRKVAERLVSAKNETAMLTTFNEADMHAIYALRTEYKDSFKAKHGVSLGFMSFFTKAVVRALEMYPAVNSMIDGKEMISYDFADISIAVSGPKGLMVPVIRNAENLSFRGVEQEVKRLALRARDGNITVDEMTGGTFTITNGGVFGSMMSTPIINPPQSAILGMHNIIERPVVIDGEIVARPMMYLAVSYDHRIIDGKESVGFLVAIKEALENPIELLMDNDVKKALEL; encoded by the coding sequence ATGGCTCTAGAAATGAAAGTGCCTTCACCAGGCGAGTCGATTACAGAAGTAGAAATAGCAGAATGGCTGGTTGCAGATGGCGATTGGGTCGAGAAAGATCAGGCCATTGCAGAGGTTGATAGCGACAAGGCAACACTGGAATTACCAGCTGAGGCTAGCGGTATTATCACGCTTAAGGCAGAAGAAGGCGATGCCGTTGCCGTAGGTGAGGTTGTTTGCCTGATTGATACAGAAGCGCCTAATCCTAATGGTGGTTCTCAAGATGTCGAGGACGCTCCTGAAACTTATGAAGGTGGTGATGAAGGCGGCGACGAGAGTGCCGAGGAAGATCTTAAAGAAGACTTTGAGGATACCAAAAACAAGAAGAACAGCGAGAAAGCACCACAGCCCAAGCAGGCTAAGGAAACTTATGCCAGCGGTACCGCAAGTCCTGCGGCCAAGAAAATCCTTGATGAGAAAGGCGTTGACAGTAAGAGCGTACAAGGTACAGGCCGTGATGGTCGCATCACTAAGGACGATGCTGTAAAAGCTGACGGCAAACCATCTATGGGAACGCCAGGATCTGGATCACGAGGCGAGTCTCGCAAGAAACTATCCATGCTGCGCCGCAAGGTCGCAGAGCGTCTGGTAAGTGCCAAAAATGAAACGGCTATGCTTACGACCTTTAACGAGGCAGACATGCATGCGATTTATGCATTGCGTACGGAGTATAAGGATTCCTTTAAAGCAAAACACGGCGTGTCGCTAGGCTTCATGTCTTTCTTCACTAAAGCAGTAGTAAGAGCACTAGAGATGTATCCAGCAGTCAACAGTATGATTGATGGCAAAGAAATGATTTCTTATGATTTTGCAGATATTTCCATCGCCGTATCAGGTCCTAAGGGATTGATGGTGCCCGTAATTAGAAATGCTGAAAATCTATCCTTTAGAGGTGTAGAGCAAGAAGTAAAACGTCTTGCATTAAGAGCGCGTGATGGAAACATCACCGTGGACGAAATGACAGGTGGAACGTTTACCATTACTAATGGTGGCGTTTTTGGAAGTATGATGAGCACACCTATCATCAATCCACCGCAAAGTGCGATTTTGGGAATGCATAACATCATCGAGCGACCAGTAGTAATCGATGGAGAGATTGTTGCACGGCCTATGATGTATCTAGCCGTTTCTTATGATCACAGAATCATCGATGGTAAAGAGTCCGTAGGCTTCTTAGTTGCCATCAAGGAAGCGTTAGAAAACCCAATCGAACTGTTGATGGATAATGATGTGAAGAAGGCGCTGGAATTATAG
- a CDS encoding DUF6705 family protein, producing MNIVRLTMFLFTFSMVECYSQTTEPLSEDNFYNIGVSGNYYKDLDNEMDYFLGTWIHDDGDNQFTLFIKKEERVPFNGSFKDMLVGEYRFVQNGIEKVNSLNLLDTRSGRAHLIHGNSIVYNCWYLNAKNCRDGEPRFVLRIDIPNVDRPLGTISLHKPAVNRSLGQELLIGEMVFEFLGHLQIGESLPEIDLPWQEDYLFVRQ from the coding sequence ATGAACATCGTTAGACTGACTATGTTTTTGTTTACATTCTCAATGGTAGAATGTTATTCTCAGACAACAGAACCTTTATCGGAAGACAACTTTTATAATATCGGCGTTTCTGGCAATTATTATAAGGATTTAGATAATGAGATGGATTATTTTTTAGGTACTTGGATCCATGATGATGGTGATAATCAATTCACATTATTTATCAAGAAAGAGGAAAGAGTACCTTTCAATGGAAGTTTTAAAGATATGTTGGTAGGTGAGTACCGCTTTGTTCAAAATGGAATAGAAAAAGTAAACAGCTTGAACTTACTAGACACTAGATCGGGTAGAGCTCATTTGATTCATGGTAATTCCATAGTTTATAATTGTTGGTATTTAAATGCTAAAAATTGCAGAGATGGTGAACCAAGATTCGTGCTTAGAATAGACATACCAAACGTTGACCGTCCTTTGGGTACTATTAGCTTACATAAGCCAGCTGTCAATAGAAGTTTAGGACAAGAGCTGTTGATAGGCGAGATGGTATTTGAGTTTTTAGGCCATCTTCAAATTGGCGAGTCTCTTCCTGAGATAGATTTACCTTGGCAAGAGGATTATCTTTTTGTAAGGCAGTAA
- a CDS encoding 2-oxoglutarate dehydrogenase E1 component, producing MDRFSFLNAAHTAYFAQLYDEYLINPDQVEPSWRAFFQGFDFGMESAGDGETQVVYRDNAGDQQSVGVPDQMRKEFQVVQLIDGYRTRGHLFTQTNPVRKRRQYQPTLDLENFGLSDADLSTEFESGELVGLGKTSLKNIISHLKQVYCESIGVEYMYVRSPEQVKWIQSWLHRNNNHPDFNKDQKVQILKKLNEAVSFESFLHTKYVGQKRFSLEGNESLIPALDSLIENAADKGVDQFVLGMAHRGRLNVLTNIFGKPVKDIFSEFDGKDYEQDIFDGDVKYHLGYTSKRKTDNGNNININIVPNPSHLETVGAVVEGITRAKQDMHTPDDASKVLPIVLHGDAAIAGQGIVYEVIQMEQLEAYKTAGTIHLVVNNQVGFTTNYLDGRSSTYSTDIAKVTLSPVLHVNADDAEAVVHAMNFALDYRMEFGKDVFIDLLGYRKYGHNEGDEPRFTQPQLYKAISKHKNSRDIYADKLLKENVIDKGKVKELEKVYKDRLEDELATSRQMENTIITPFMQDEWDGYETATEDAMMKKVKTGVEKKKLQEITKVISQLPEDQNFIRKIKKIVESRQQMFDDNKMDWAMGEHLAYGSLMQDGYNVRMSGQDVERGTFSHRHAVVKSENHENEFILHNHLDADGKMEIYNSHLSEYAVVGFEYGYAMAQPETLTIWEAQFGDFSNGAQIMIDQYISAGEDKWKNQNGLVMLLPHGYEGQGAEHSSARMERYLQLCARDNMFMANCTTPANMFHLLRRQMLVNYRKPLVVFTPKSLLRSPRAVSPIEEFTKGSFKEVIDVDGDAFAKAKTLVFTSGKFYYDLLEYREEHDRNDVALVRVEQLFPLPVADIKKTIKKYGSKDIVWAQEEPRNMGAYAHLLLHMEETRNWRVCSRNMYAAPASGSATRSKARQARIIEDVFNTNK from the coding sequence ATGGATAGATTTTCTTTTCTGAACGCAGCACACACTGCCTACTTTGCACAACTTTACGATGAATATTTAATAAATCCAGATCAGGTCGAGCCGTCGTGGCGTGCCTTTTTTCAAGGCTTTGATTTTGGGATGGAGTCTGCTGGCGATGGCGAGACGCAGGTAGTTTATCGAGATAATGCTGGCGACCAGCAATCTGTAGGCGTGCCAGACCAGATGCGTAAGGAGTTTCAAGTAGTACAATTGATCGATGGCTACCGCACACGCGGCCATTTGTTCACACAAACCAATCCAGTGCGCAAGCGTCGTCAATATCAGCCTACGTTGGATCTGGAAAATTTTGGATTGAGCGATGCAGATCTATCGACAGAGTTTGAAAGCGGCGAGCTGGTAGGACTCGGTAAAACCAGCCTTAAAAATATTATATCGCACCTCAAGCAGGTGTATTGTGAGAGTATAGGTGTAGAGTACATGTATGTGCGCTCACCAGAACAGGTAAAGTGGATCCAGAGTTGGTTGCACCGCAACAATAATCATCCAGACTTTAATAAAGATCAAAAAGTACAGATTCTCAAGAAGCTTAACGAGGCCGTTTCTTTTGAATCATTCCTGCATACCAAATATGTAGGTCAAAAGCGTTTCTCACTAGAAGGTAATGAGTCACTTATTCCAGCACTGGATTCTCTCATCGAGAATGCTGCCGATAAAGGTGTTGACCAGTTTGTGTTAGGAATGGCTCACCGTGGCCGATTGAATGTATTGACTAATATTTTTGGTAAGCCAGTAAAAGACATTTTTTCAGAGTTTGATGGTAAGGATTATGAGCAGGACATTTTTGATGGTGATGTAAAATATCACTTGGGTTATACTAGTAAGCGCAAGACAGATAACGGCAACAACATTAATATTAATATTGTTCCCAATCCATCGCACCTAGAAACAGTAGGTGCTGTTGTTGAAGGTATTACCAGAGCCAAACAAGACATGCACACACCAGATGATGCCAGCAAGGTCTTGCCTATCGTATTGCACGGTGATGCTGCTATTGCAGGTCAAGGTATCGTTTATGAGGTGATTCAAATGGAACAACTCGAGGCCTACAAAACTGCTGGTACCATTCACCTAGTAGTGAATAACCAGGTAGGTTTTACTACCAACTATCTGGATGGTCGATCATCTACTTATTCCACAGATATTGCTAAGGTTACGTTATCGCCAGTACTTCACGTCAATGCAGACGATGCCGAGGCTGTAGTACACGCGATGAACTTTGCGCTGGATTACCGTATGGAATTTGGCAAGGATGTGTTTATTGACCTATTAGGATATAGAAAGTACGGTCATAATGAAGGTGATGAGCCTAGATTTACCCAACCACAATTGTATAAAGCAATTAGCAAGCATAAAAACTCGCGTGATATTTATGCCGACAAGTTGCTCAAGGAAAATGTCATTGATAAAGGCAAGGTAAAAGAGCTTGAGAAAGTCTACAAAGACCGTCTTGAAGACGAGCTAGCTACCTCACGACAGATGGAAAATACCATCATCACACCGTTCATGCAGGATGAATGGGATGGTTATGAGACCGCTACCGAGGACGCCATGATGAAAAAAGTCAAAACGGGCGTTGAAAAGAAAAAATTACAGGAGATTACTAAGGTAATTTCCCAACTGCCAGAAGATCAAAACTTCATACGCAAGATCAAGAAAATTGTGGAGTCTAGACAGCAAATGTTTGATGACAACAAGATGGATTGGGCCATGGGCGAGCATCTTGCCTACGGTAGCTTGATGCAGGATGGCTACAATGTGCGCATGAGTGGACAAGATGTAGAGCGCGGAACGTTCTCTCACCGTCATGCGGTGGTCAAGTCAGAGAATCACGAGAACGAGTTTATCCTACACAACCACCTGGATGCAGATGGAAAGATGGAGATTTATAACTCACACCTGTCAGAATATGCGGTGGTAGGTTTTGAGTACGGTTATGCGATGGCACAGCCAGAAACGCTCACGATATGGGAAGCACAATTTGGTGATTTCTCAAACGGTGCGCAAATCATGATTGACCAGTACATCAGTGCTGGTGAGGACAAATGGAAAAACCAGAATGGTCTCGTGATGCTGTTGCCACACGGTTATGAAGGTCAAGGCGCAGAACATAGTAGTGCCCGCATGGAGCGTTACTTACAACTGTGTGCACGCGACAATATGTTTATGGCAAATTGTACCACGCCAGCCAACATGTTTCACCTGTTGAGACGCCAGATGTTGGTCAATTACCGCAAGCCACTAGTCGTGTTTACCCCTAAATCGTTATTGAGGTCGCCACGTGCAGTGAGCCCGATTGAGGAGTTTACAAAAGGTAGTTTTAAAGAGGTGATTGATGTTGATGGTGACGCTTTCGCGAAAGCTAAAACCCTAGTATTCACCAGTGGAAAATTCTACTATGACCTACTGGAATATAGAGAAGAACATGATCGTAACGACGTTGCTCTAGTAAGAGTAGAACAATTGTTCCCGCTACCAGTGGCAGATATCAAGAAGACCATCAAGAAATACGGTAGCAAGGATATCGTATGGGCTCAAGAAGAGCCGCGCAATATGGGAGCTTATGCACACCTATTGTTGCACATGGAAGAAACAAGAAACTGGCGCGTATGCTCCAGAAACATGTACGCCGCGCCAGCATCTGGTAGTGCAACCAGATCAAAGGCAAGACAGGCAAGAATAATTGAAGACGTATTTAATACCAACAAATAA
- a CDS encoding DNA gyrase subunit A family protein, protein MKKIFLSMLALSMAITACNDSKKKDNASNDTEYNEDATGDSTSEDMDTQEMSREDAERMSKDMRDNVEVDDEDNVTIKSFAEYGELQTQVRNLSTKPDLREDMVGMEAYNAFEKFVANMPAYLKTNAVMKEVQDTRVAMDRFKADLEDESVSKETMKRHLMKVETAVEDLNDEIASVRQGLDASDIDYTAYNDFATNVNYGDNGLIYITGFDAFNQAQRDYILMRDGDMDEKMKYETSLKKDFKALAQNIPSYLLVDDVEDEIEDVQEEIAYYEKYKNDKSVDAEQQLENLEEIEEAMYDLNRELVKARKKYVDNRKDAIEEFMEEFNDDDGRSMEARLKDATEEYNEEIED, encoded by the coding sequence ATGAAAAAGATATTTTTAAGCATGCTTGCCCTTTCAATGGCGATCACAGCATGTAATGACAGTAAGAAAAAAGACAACGCGTCAAATGATACCGAGTATAATGAAGACGCTACTGGCGATTCAACATCTGAAGATATGGATACTCAAGAAATGAGTCGTGAGGATGCAGAGCGTATGAGTAAAGATATGCGTGATAATGTCGAGGTAGATGACGAGGACAATGTGACGATAAAAAGTTTTGCCGAGTATGGTGAATTGCAAACGCAGGTAAGAAACTTATCTACTAAGCCTGATTTGCGCGAGGACATGGTAGGTATGGAAGCATATAATGCCTTTGAAAAATTTGTGGCTAATATGCCTGCATATTTAAAGACAAATGCTGTCATGAAAGAGGTACAAGACACACGTGTAGCCATGGATCGCTTTAAGGCAGATCTTGAGGATGAAAGCGTGTCAAAAGAAACGATGAAGAGACACCTCATGAAAGTAGAGACTGCAGTTGAAGATCTTAATGACGAGATTGCTAGTGTACGTCAAGGTCTTGACGCGAGTGATATTGATTATACGGCGTATAATGATTTTGCAACCAATGTAAATTATGGTGATAACGGCCTAATCTACATCACAGGATTTGATGCTTTTAATCAAGCACAAAGAGATTACATCTTGATGAGAGATGGTGATATGGATGAGAAGATGAAGTATGAGACGTCACTTAAAAAAGATTTCAAAGCACTAGCGCAAAACATTCCATCTTACCTACTAGTAGATGATGTAGAAGATGAAATTGAAGATGTACAGGAAGAAATTGCATACTATGAGAAGTACAAAAATGACAAATCAGTAGATGCAGAGCAACAATTAGAAAACCTTGAAGAAATCGAGGAAGCTATGTATGATCTTAACAGAGAGCTTGTGAAAGCAAGAAAAAAATATGTAGATAACCGCAAGGATGCCATTGAGGAATTCATGGAAGAATTTAATGACGATGATGGCCGCAGCATGGAAGCACGCTTAAAAGATGCTACCGAAGAATATAATGAGGAGATTGAGGACTAA